One window of the Onychostoma macrolepis isolate SWU-2019 chromosome 21, ASM1243209v1, whole genome shotgun sequence genome contains the following:
- the rskrb gene encoding ribosomal protein S6 kinase-related protein isoform X2 gives MQYTGSEEQSQISRWRGFLSAVGISLPAGLCRINPLRIGSHRMICDKEPSIPEHLVSSLPGPEKLRMEWSLPSFINMFLPEFPHRSVPGHEHFQVLGYIAKGSFGPILKVKDKSKHKIYAVKVIPKSEILRLGVLEQSKEEVIVQRQVHHPFVHDLQDCWQTQRHIYIMCDYCSTGDLYTYWVMIGQFGEDVVKVFAAELGSALGFLHDCAIIHRDVKMENVLLTDQGHLRLADFGLSRRLERGGRAFTICGTIQYMAPEVLSGGPYNHSADWWSLGILLFALATGKFPVSPEPDHCSMLRRVRSLPYEMPKNFSPPFALLLTELLCKTPARRLRTLERFKRQTFFHGTPFDSHLLQKTPMELILELKNRPDRPAKARRGLTLEPFPNFDCDFLLTSPCTPDLSPTLANMERVEALMQCHVPQDDASQREVFV, from the exons atg CAGTACACAGGGTCGGAGGAGCAGTCACAAATATCCAGATGGCGGGGATTTCTCTCTGCTGTGGGTATTTCTCTCCCAGCTGGTCTTTGCCGAATCAACCCATTACGAATCGGATCACATAGAATGATTTGTGACAAGGAGCCATCCATTCCTGAGCACCTGGTCTCCTCATTACCAGGCCCTGAGAAACTCCGTATGGAATGGAGTCTGCCAAGTTTTATCAACATGTTTCTGCCCGAATTCCCCCATCGCAGTGTCCCAGGACATGAACATTTTCAG GTCCTGGGTTACATAGCAAAAGGATCTTTTGGTCCCATTTTAAAGGTTAAGGATAAGTCGAAACATAAGATCTATGCAGTTAAG GTTATTCCAAAATCTGAGATTTTGCGCTTGGGAGTTTTGGAGCAGTCCAAGGAGGAAGTAATAGTCCAG CGTCAGGTCCACCACCCTTTTGTCCACGACCTGCAGGACTGCTGGCAGACCCAGCGGCACATCTACATTA TGTGTGATTACTGCAGCACAGGGGACTTGTACACATACTGGGTGATGATTGGTCAGTTTGGAGAGGATGTGGTAAAAGTGTTTGCTGCTGAATTAGGTTCTGCTCTAG GGTTCCTTCATGATTGTGCAATCATCCATCGTGATGTGAAG atGGAGAATGTCCTTCTAACAGATCAGG gcCATCTACGACTGGCTGACTTCGGTTTGTCCCGGCGTCTTGAGCGTGGAGGAAGGGCTTTCACTATTTGTGGGACAATCCAATACATGG CTCCTGAAGTCCTTAGCGGTGGTCCCTACAACCACTCGGCTGATTGGTGGTCTCTCGGCATCCTTCTTTTTGCATTGGCCACTGGAAAA TTTCCTGTGTCTCCAGAGCCAGATCACTGTAGCATGCTGAGGAGAGTACGCAGCTTACCTTATGAGATGCCAAAAAACTTCTCTCCTCCTTTTGCTCTCCTGCTTACAGAG CTTCTTTGTAAGACTCCAGCACGTCGCCTTCGGACACTGGAACGCTTCAAGCGGCAAACCTTTTTCCACGGCACACCGTTTGATTCACATCTGCTCCAAAAGACCCCCATGGAGCTGATCCTGGAACTGAAGAACCGGCCTGACCGCCCTGCCAAAGCCCGTCGAGGCCTGACCCTGGAGCCCTTCCCAAACTTTGACTGTGACTTTCTCTTAACCTCACCGTGCACTCCAGACCTTTCCCCGACTCTGGCCAACATGGAGAGGGTAGAAGCACTCATGCAATGCCATGTACCTCAGGACGATGCTTCCCAACGAGAAGTGTTTGTATAA
- the rskrb gene encoding ribosomal protein S6 kinase-related protein isoform X3, whose translation MICDKEPSIPEHLVSSLPGPEKLRMEWSLPSFINMFLPEFPHRSVPGHEHFQVLGYIAKGSFGPILKVKDKSKHKIYAVKVIPKSEILRLGVLEQSKEEVIVQRQVHHPFVHDLQDCWQTQRHIYIMCDYCSTGDLYTYWVMIGQFGEDVVKVFAAELGSALGFLHDCAIIHRDVKMENVLLTDQGHLRLADFGLSRRLERGGRAFTICGTIQYMAPEVLSGGPYNHSADWWSLGILLFALATGKFPVSPEPDHCSMLRRVRSLPYEMPKNFSPPFALLLTELLCKTPARRLRTLERFKRQTFFHGTPFDSHLLQKTPMELILELKNRPDRPAKARRGLTLEPFPNFDCDFLLTSPCTPDLSPTLANMERVEALMQCHVPQDDASQREVFV comes from the exons ATGATTTGTGACAAGGAGCCATCCATTCCTGAGCACCTGGTCTCCTCATTACCAGGCCCTGAGAAACTCCGTATGGAATGGAGTCTGCCAAGTTTTATCAACATGTTTCTGCCCGAATTCCCCCATCGCAGTGTCCCAGGACATGAACATTTTCAG GTCCTGGGTTACATAGCAAAAGGATCTTTTGGTCCCATTTTAAAGGTTAAGGATAAGTCGAAACATAAGATCTATGCAGTTAAG GTTATTCCAAAATCTGAGATTTTGCGCTTGGGAGTTTTGGAGCAGTCCAAGGAGGAAGTAATAGTCCAG CGTCAGGTCCACCACCCTTTTGTCCACGACCTGCAGGACTGCTGGCAGACCCAGCGGCACATCTACATTA TGTGTGATTACTGCAGCACAGGGGACTTGTACACATACTGGGTGATGATTGGTCAGTTTGGAGAGGATGTGGTAAAAGTGTTTGCTGCTGAATTAGGTTCTGCTCTAG GGTTCCTTCATGATTGTGCAATCATCCATCGTGATGTGAAG atGGAGAATGTCCTTCTAACAGATCAGG gcCATCTACGACTGGCTGACTTCGGTTTGTCCCGGCGTCTTGAGCGTGGAGGAAGGGCTTTCACTATTTGTGGGACAATCCAATACATGG CTCCTGAAGTCCTTAGCGGTGGTCCCTACAACCACTCGGCTGATTGGTGGTCTCTCGGCATCCTTCTTTTTGCATTGGCCACTGGAAAA TTTCCTGTGTCTCCAGAGCCAGATCACTGTAGCATGCTGAGGAGAGTACGCAGCTTACCTTATGAGATGCCAAAAAACTTCTCTCCTCCTTTTGCTCTCCTGCTTACAGAG CTTCTTTGTAAGACTCCAGCACGTCGCCTTCGGACACTGGAACGCTTCAAGCGGCAAACCTTTTTCCACGGCACACCGTTTGATTCACATCTGCTCCAAAAGACCCCCATGGAGCTGATCCTGGAACTGAAGAACCGGCCTGACCGCCCTGCCAAAGCCCGTCGAGGCCTGACCCTGGAGCCCTTCCCAAACTTTGACTGTGACTTTCTCTTAACCTCACCGTGCACTCCAGACCTTTCCCCGACTCTGGCCAACATGGAGAGGGTAGAAGCACTCATGCAATGCCATGTACCTCAGGACGATGCTTCCCAACGAGAAGTGTTTGTATAA
- the rskrb gene encoding ribosomal protein S6 kinase-related protein isoform X1 — MGADASKNSKQYTGSEEQSQISRWRGFLSAVGISLPAGLCRINPLRIGSHRMICDKEPSIPEHLVSSLPGPEKLRMEWSLPSFINMFLPEFPHRSVPGHEHFQVLGYIAKGSFGPILKVKDKSKHKIYAVKVIPKSEILRLGVLEQSKEEVIVQRQVHHPFVHDLQDCWQTQRHIYIMCDYCSTGDLYTYWVMIGQFGEDVVKVFAAELGSALGFLHDCAIIHRDVKMENVLLTDQGHLRLADFGLSRRLERGGRAFTICGTIQYMAPEVLSGGPYNHSADWWSLGILLFALATGKFPVSPEPDHCSMLRRVRSLPYEMPKNFSPPFALLLTELLCKTPARRLRTLERFKRQTFFHGTPFDSHLLQKTPMELILELKNRPDRPAKARRGLTLEPFPNFDCDFLLTSPCTPDLSPTLANMERVEALMQCHVPQDDASQREVFV; from the exons ATGGGTGCCGATGCTAGCAAAAACAGCAAG CAGTACACAGGGTCGGAGGAGCAGTCACAAATATCCAGATGGCGGGGATTTCTCTCTGCTGTGGGTATTTCTCTCCCAGCTGGTCTTTGCCGAATCAACCCATTACGAATCGGATCACATAGAATGATTTGTGACAAGGAGCCATCCATTCCTGAGCACCTGGTCTCCTCATTACCAGGCCCTGAGAAACTCCGTATGGAATGGAGTCTGCCAAGTTTTATCAACATGTTTCTGCCCGAATTCCCCCATCGCAGTGTCCCAGGACATGAACATTTTCAG GTCCTGGGTTACATAGCAAAAGGATCTTTTGGTCCCATTTTAAAGGTTAAGGATAAGTCGAAACATAAGATCTATGCAGTTAAG GTTATTCCAAAATCTGAGATTTTGCGCTTGGGAGTTTTGGAGCAGTCCAAGGAGGAAGTAATAGTCCAG CGTCAGGTCCACCACCCTTTTGTCCACGACCTGCAGGACTGCTGGCAGACCCAGCGGCACATCTACATTA TGTGTGATTACTGCAGCACAGGGGACTTGTACACATACTGGGTGATGATTGGTCAGTTTGGAGAGGATGTGGTAAAAGTGTTTGCTGCTGAATTAGGTTCTGCTCTAG GGTTCCTTCATGATTGTGCAATCATCCATCGTGATGTGAAG atGGAGAATGTCCTTCTAACAGATCAGG gcCATCTACGACTGGCTGACTTCGGTTTGTCCCGGCGTCTTGAGCGTGGAGGAAGGGCTTTCACTATTTGTGGGACAATCCAATACATGG CTCCTGAAGTCCTTAGCGGTGGTCCCTACAACCACTCGGCTGATTGGTGGTCTCTCGGCATCCTTCTTTTTGCATTGGCCACTGGAAAA TTTCCTGTGTCTCCAGAGCCAGATCACTGTAGCATGCTGAGGAGAGTACGCAGCTTACCTTATGAGATGCCAAAAAACTTCTCTCCTCCTTTTGCTCTCCTGCTTACAGAG CTTCTTTGTAAGACTCCAGCACGTCGCCTTCGGACACTGGAACGCTTCAAGCGGCAAACCTTTTTCCACGGCACACCGTTTGATTCACATCTGCTCCAAAAGACCCCCATGGAGCTGATCCTGGAACTGAAGAACCGGCCTGACCGCCCTGCCAAAGCCCGTCGAGGCCTGACCCTGGAGCCCTTCCCAAACTTTGACTGTGACTTTCTCTTAACCTCACCGTGCACTCCAGACCTTTCCCCGACTCTGGCCAACATGGAGAGGGTAGAAGCACTCATGCAATGCCATGTACCTCAGGACGATGCTTCCCAACGAGAAGTGTTTGTATAA